From the Anopheles stephensi strain Indian unplaced genomic scaffold, UCI_ANSTEP_V1.0 ucontig44, whole genome shotgun sequence genome, the window TATAAGATAATTGAACGTGAAAAAATAATCCACCGCGTTTGAGCAGTCTCTCCTTACTTGTCTTACTTACCTACATCCGAAGTCTGCAACCGTTGAAGCCGCCGGAACCTGGCCAGTTCAAACTCACATAATCACTTCACTAATGTTCCTCTACACGAGAGAGTTTTTGGTCCGTCACCCTTCCTCAAAGTACACCACTTTATACTAATGTGTGCCGCCATTCTATCATCCTTAGTCCCCAATGACAGAAACACCTCAGGACACTCCGACGTCGGCGAAGAAAATTCTTTGCGTCGGCCTGTGCAACATTGACATCATCCAAGTATGCGAGACGTACCCCGAGGAAGATTCCGACCAGCGGTGCCATGCTAGCCGCTGGCAGCGTGGTGGTAACGCATCGAACAACTGCACCGTGCTGGCCAATCTCGGAGCACGCTGTGAGCTGCTCGCAACGTTCAGCGATTCGAAAACGTTTCAATTTGCACTGGACGACCTACGGGACCGTAACATCGAGTTCGGCAAGTGTGCGCTTCATCACGAAGCGAGCGTACCGTTGTCTACCGTTTGGTTAAGTCTCGCCACCGGCACACGAACCATCGTGCATAGTAATCCGGACTTGCCGGAACTGACGCTGGAAGACTTCAGGAAAATCAACCTACCAGAATACGCATGGATTCATTTCGAGGTAAAGCAACCGGTGAGCTGAGAAAATTTGAAGTGTAGCATGCTAACGTTGAGACAAATTCTGCAGGGAAGACGCAACACGCCGGCAATTGTTGCGATGATAAACTCCATCCGTAGCTGGAATAACCTTCCGGACAACCACCATCGCTCCAAGGTGACCGTTTCCATCGAGATGGAAAAGCCACGACGCTCCAATCTCGATCTGCTCGTGGATGGTGTCGATGTGGTGTTTGTTGGAAAGGATTTCGCTCGCTTTCTTGGCCACGCAAGTGCACGGGATGCGGTACAGGCACTGAAGGACAGCCATCCCGGTCCGTACACCATCATCTGTCCGTGGGGTTCGAGCGATACGCTGGCGATGGATGGTTGCGGTCAGTGGTACAGCCAACGAACGTACCCACCGGAGGTGATTCGCGACAGTCTCGGCGCCGGTGACACATTCGTAGCCGGGTGTATCTTCAAGCTAGCGCAAAACGAACCATTACCGGCAGTGTTGGAGTTTGCGTCACGTTTGGCCGGTCGCAAGCTGGCCAGTTACGGATTTGATGGACCTTAAAAACAACCGACAGTGAACTTACACAACTACTAATCGGATGAAATGCACACAGGCCGACAGAATTGCTTCATACAGTCGTATTTCTTCtattcgaaaaaaaatgtaatcgAAGCAACCTCCACACCACAGAGCGCGATGGGatgtcgatcgatcgtttccaCACGTAACAGGCGAAGGGATTTCTCGCTTGctctacacgcacacacacacacacacacacacactcagataGACGACGGCCTGTTCTTCCCGCGTATATTCGGTGCCTAGTAGTAGTGTGGTTGTAGAAAATGAGCAAACAATAGGGATGCGGGGCTGGTGTGAAGTACTTTGGTGGCTCGTGGCGCCCGCATCGAAAACGGAActtgtgctacatttacacACTAAACAACGCACGTAGGCTAATTTCTCAGCGGGCACATTGCGTACTGCAGGGTGTCGCTTTTAGTGGTATCCGCCGACGGCTTTTCAAGATGGTCTCGGGCACGTGATGGTCACCTCCAGCTGGCTTTCATCGATGGTTTTTTAGTGTTACCAATATGGCCGGTTGATGTAGGAGTTTAGTTTAGATATTCTCaaaggggaaaagaaaaggcttcttcttcttccttgacactacaacctcgagaagtctcggcctgtcatccatttctggctttctgtgacttgattttacccgtagcaaagtagtcagccctacgtacggggaggcgatctggatgggatttgaaccctggccctgccccgtgtgaagaccgccgCCGCTgtcgtctcggccaccggaccgcccccggGAAAAGGCTGGTGCGGTAAAATCTGCTCCACTAAATTCCGTTTAcccaaacacaccacacacacaacagtgaTTTTGGGGGAATGTAACgacgttcttcttcttcttcttccttggcactacaacctcgagaggtctcaaaAGCCTGCCatctctggctttctgtgacttgattttgacCTGTAGCAAAGTATTCAGCGTACGGGGAgcaggcggtctggatgggatttgaacctcggtggGGTCCTGCCGTGGtaagatcggcgccgctgtcgcctcggaaACTGGACGGCGGTCCCCACGGCTTTCGCAAAGATATTTTTGAGGATTTTCATCGTTTCCTGATCCCAACGCCATACACCGCGTGAAATTCTTACtcacttacttatcaggcgctacaaccgctttgtgGTCTTGGtcagctgcaacaatcctcgataccgttcacggtttagcgccgtcgtctggcaatccgttatcccggccgttctggcggacgcatcaacgccatcactccatcatCAATTTGGGCCTCTGTGGACGGCCTtcaaaggactttacgggatgggtcgtccggtgtcattctcatgacgtgaccagcccaccagagcctggcgagtATAACTCtctgcacgatggtaagatcatcgttCAAATTCatccaaacaaaaatattgacTAGCATGTTTTGATTGGAAGTGGTTCAGGGTTAAGATTGTACTGGACTGACGTTTCTAAAACACTACCAAACATGGCCGTCTGGTTGTCAACTagattatttgaaaaaaatggtGGATACTACTAAAAGCGACACCCCGTAGCCTTCCTTGTAGCCGCGttcaaactcacacacatccacatacGTTCACACTtttgcgcgcacacacacacacaaacacgcagcACACGTGCATCACACGCCCGGAAACACgcgggagagaaatgaaaaaccaCTCACACTCAACGCTCCTATTTCGCCTGTGCCCCTTGTTGTTACAGCGATTTTTGTTCTGTtgttctgtttctgtttcgttAAGGACAATTAGATTAAATAGTTGCTAGTGTACACGTTGGGttaggggggagggggggagggggagaaagataaagagatagagagagagagagtgatacAGGCAGGAGGGAGCTTTTAGTTGCTAGGAAACGGAAAGTTCAACCTGCCATCATGCGGCATAGTAGTATTTACAGTCAACTGATGCCGTGCACGCACACGCAACGGCGGCTTGGATGATGCCCGCAGTAAGGAAGAAAGTAGGGTTAAAGAACTGGCAAAGTAAACTGTTTAAATCTACCCTAACTTAAAGCATTGTGTATAACACCTGTTTTAAACAGTTTTGCTACCTTTCTCGATTTTTACGTGACTTGGTTGCTGCTTGCTGAAAGCTCGTACAGTACAGtaaaacacgcacgcacgcacggacACGCTCTTCCGTCGGTGACCGTGTCAGCGGGGTGGTAGTAAGTAGTAAAACTAAAAGTTCCTCTTTTTTAACTTCTCAAAACCCGCCTCAGTCGACGCTAAACGGGAACGGTTGGAACAGTGCGAGGGAAAACTAAAAACCGTATTTTCCTGCCCTTCCTAACAGATTGACTtttggcgcgcgcgcgcgcccacacacacgcacaccgtttGATGCTTACTTACTAGTACGGGGGACCATCCGGTAAAGATACACTGGATTACCGTTCTCTTGACTTAATATatgctacacgcacacacccacacacttGACAAAACCGCGTGCATTCACAATTTGTACAGAGGATAGAGCGGCGGCCTGCAGCATGGGTTTCGGCCGTGTGTGCtgatttgaatgtttgtgtTGGTTGTATCGAATACATACACCTACTACTGCCTACCTGCAAACTTCACACTTGTTAgccttttgcattttttttctctctctctttttgtgcCAACTCCTATCTTCTCTCTCTCAGTATAAagggtttgtgttttgtatATATGTTTTGTGCGATTTAGACGCTACCTTTCCGAGGAAAAGGCCGCAGCAGCAAGCTCATGTGGCGCTCGGAGATGAGCCCCGGGTTTGGAGAAGGAGGATGGATGGTAAACAAGGGTCGCTTGATTGTTTCATCGTCTGCTACCTTCACGCCCATCATGCTGACGTTGCTTTAGCTTCTCCCGaacacaccaaccaacacTAGCATGTGGGATACGTGCTGACAGGGGGTAACATCTCAGTGTTCTTTTCACTTATAATTTATAGCAAATGTGTGTCTCAATCACTGTTTGTTTTGAAGCTGCAGCTGTTCCATGTTAAGTAAACGCGGTGCTCGTTACTACCCTACTTCAGTTTGCAGCGCGGGTGCAAACAAGAGATTGTGTGAGGAGAGCAGACCACTTAGCTCAGCATGTACACGTACATGACGTTCGTGTACTGGATCAGCATTACAATCAGCTGCAGGTGCACGTACGTCGAGGTAATGAAGAACAGATGTATCAGCAAAAACCGAAGCAAGTCCTGGTGCACGACCGTCGGCGGAATGGTACAGCAGCTGGCCGGCCAGCTTCCGGTGCGGTAAAACTCTTCCAGCAGCTTCTCCTTCTCGTAAAATCGATTGTACAGCCACTGGGTGAGGGATTCGCTTTCGCGCGGCACCTAAAACGAAGCCGAATGCGACGGATGAGACAAATTTGGAGGACGAACATTGAGACTGGGGGCTACCTCCGAACTGTGGTAAAGTTTGTAGAATAAAAACGTCTGGCAGGGATCCCGCAGTCCGTGCACGATGTTGGGCAAATCGAGCGGTGTACCCTGCGGGTACGCGATCGTAATGTCTAGCACGTACTCCAAGCACCCACCCGACTGGCCGTTCAGCATTGCGTACGAAGCATCCTTACAGGTATCTGAAAGGCAAAACTCCCAATTAGTGCCGAAAGCTCGACCAGCAGGTGCCTCCTACCAGCAGAGGAGCACCCTTACCACAGTCGTCGTCTTCCTTGGTTATTGCTTTGCTGGTGATGAtagtgctgctgttgctgtccgATTGTTTCACCGCATCCTGTGCCACCGCACTGCCGCAGCCGCCACCGCACTGTGTTGTTGGGTTCGTGGTGGAGCAGGTGGCGGATGAGGCAGTGGAGGAGCAAACGTTCATGTCGCTGGGCGCTCCGAGCATATCCATGATTGCCTTCATCGCACCGACGCGAGGCAGCGTAACATTGTTTAATACTGGTAGATTGTTTTTCTCTGCAAATCTGTAACAGGGCGATGGAGGATTAGCGAAACGGGTGGAGcccttttttggtttggaaaGTCTTCCTAGACCCTAGACCCACCTTTGGCTAACTTCCTTTCTTTTGCGCAAGAAACCTCCCTCGGGAAACAGTACCATCCACTTGCGCTTCCGCGGTACGTAGCATTGTTGTATGTGCGATTTGAGCTGCTGGAGCGATTTTTCGCGATTTTTCTTACCCTGCAGAACCACaccagagagaaagagagagttaGTTTGCATGCcactaacaaacaaaacattaccGGCTTACCGATGCAATGAAAAAGTCCTGATGCACAAGACTCACAGCACCGAAGTTGGTATACTTAAACAGCCGGTCCATGATCCACATGATGTTCGGCAGGATGCCCTTCTTCGCGTTGAAGGCCGCCATCAGCAGCGGCACGTCCGAGGTACTTTGATGGTTCGCCAGCACCAACGTGCGCTTGTCGAAGGCCGTCGTAATGTCGTCACCCATCTCCACCACTGGGAAGTGCAAACACGCCCGATTAATTTGATGCTCAAAGCATCCCGAAACGTTACACCACCTACCTTCGTACCCGGCCGTCCACGACCACATGGACACGTTCGCAAGCAGCCAGTGGAACAGTATGCCCTCGATGCGGTAGTAATAGGTTTCGTGCACCTTTCTCAGTGGGAGCAGTAAAAACATCCACACCAGATACGTCGGCACGCAGTAGATGTTGTTCGCCACCACCAGGATCGTCCGCAGCACGGCCCGAGGATATTTTATGATATTTCTGCAACGCAAAGAGAGCACACGTGGTGATCTAGGTCgtggagaaaaacacacacacacacacacaacgcacgTGAACCAACGTCGGCTCTTACCTTAAGCTATAGCACGGCATCTTGAACTTTGCGGCCCGGGGATTGTGCTGTATGTTGTGTATGCGTATGCACAGCGATTACCGAGCGGTGTCGCGGAATGTACGTCCAAAGCAGGGGTCTGGATTTTTCTAGCGTTTCCCTTATCAATGGCGCTTTTAATTCTACTAGATCTACAATCTAGTGTACAGTGTGTAGTTCTCTTCTCGTTTCGACCACGATTAACTTGCTTCTCGCTGGAGCACCGAGAGCACCGGGAGatgatgcgcgcgtgttggcAAGACTTTTGCTTGACTAATTTATTATAGTTGCCCCATGCTACTAGTGTGCAGCTGCGTCATCCACGACGAGTACGagttgatgatgctgctgctgctgctgctgctgttcgtcgGCATCGAATTTGCAGGTTTGTGTACAGGAAAAAGCAGAGCTAGCAAAAAATGATATTTCTCCAACTAGCCGCACGGTCAAACGCCGGTGCTGGTATTTCGTTCCCTTTCGTGTTTCCTTCGCCGCTTGCCACTACGGTTGCTGTACGGGCGTTTCAGCTGATCCACCTTAGCACGGGTACGACGGTTCCATTGAACGACGGATGTTGAAGCGCTGCAGAAAAAAGCCTCCTCTACTGAATACATTGATTTATTGCGCTTTCCTGGGTGCGGGGAAGATtgcgagaaggaaaaaagacgtgaaagaaagttttcaaaaaaaaaaaaatactattaACCGGCTCTTATCAAATTTTTGATtgataaatatataaaaatagtGCCAATGTTTATCCAGAGCAACAAAGGCACTCTACCATCATGAAATGCTGGACGAGCCTCCTTTCTTCGCTATGGCAACGATAGCAACTGGTGTGCAGCAACAATACACAGAGCTAGCTtcgatttataaaaaaaagagccCCTTATCCGATAATGCGCTACTTCTGCTGCCTCGCTTCCCGTGTACGCATTGCGCGATAATCCCAAGCAGGAAACGATGCGATCGGAAGACTCGGACCGCCAAAAGTCCAAAAGTCATCAATTGataacgcgcgcgcgcacacacacacgcacacgcggtacagaccatcatcatcctgtCGCCAGATtcagcgagtgtgtgtgtgtgtgtatgcgtttcGCATATCAATCACAACATACGGCGACGACACGCGCAGTACCGTCGACGCGATTGGTGAGGAATCTTCCGCTCCTTGGCGTCGCAGCTGATAGCAGCAAGTACTACGCTACTCCACCCGAAACACCGCCCCAGGGTCACCCAGAAGGTGTTGATCTAAGATTGTGCACGGTGAGCAATACGGCACTGATAGTGCGGATCCGCACCAGCAATGAATCACAACAGACGCCAAAACATGACCAACCGACGAGCGAACCAACACAAATCAATCGATAACAACACAACATTTAGGCTTGCTGCGATGTGTGCGGGGAGGACCAGTTTTGCATAAATTCCACACACAGATGACTCACACTGATCACAGTTTTAAGCCACGCCGCCCGTTGCGGCCGGCGTGATGTGCTAATTCTCGAACCAACACGATGTCGTGCCCGCAGAGACACGTTTCCAGCCTCCGCTTCAATGTTCACACCTCGGCATGGGCAAATCGCACATCTGGCCGCTGATGGTTTCTCCGGCCGCGCAAGACCCACACATTAAAtgtttatcgatttttccGATACCGTGTGTGCACATTTCAATGAGACACCTCTTGACTCTCGTCCTCGTCGTGCTCGTCGCTGTTTTCGTTCCCACTCCCTGTGCAGCGCACAATTGCAACATACGGAATCGGTTCCTCCTGCTCGAGTGGTTCGAGCTGTTGCAATTGACCGGACACGgtaacacacactcacctacCTTTTTCGATTCATGTTTGCACGCACCGAATTTACACCGATTGCACGACGAatagattttctttttcaacatTCGACTCTGACCTTGGCATCGGCACACACCATTGAACTCCCTCCCTTCCGCAGGGCATTGATTAGCTCGATTTAGCTCCGTTTCCGTTGCACACGCGGCCGCACGACATTCGGCGGTTTATTACACCAAAAGGGTTAGCTTTCCGCTCGCCATGCGAATGTTTTGTAAATGGGTTCCAAATGTAAAATACTTCCGTTCTGGTTCGGACTCAGTTCTGGGCTGATGTTTTTGCTTCGGCTGCTGGCCTGTTTTTTggtcgccttttttttgcttgctgtttggtCGCCGTTTGACAGCTGCAAAATTCTGGCCGTTGAAGTTCTTGTTTAACACAGTGGGAATTgcttggtttgttttcaatgTGAGTTTCTTAAACTGTTTTACTATCTATCATAATACGCGATAGAAAAAATGGGGATGGGGAAAAAACGATAGAAATAGCCTACCATTTGAGCGACAGTTCAACGATCATTTCCCACCGTGGTGAAGCAGTGCACGGTTGACGACGAAATCCTATGAAAATGAACATAATTTAACTGATTTCCACACGAATTTTAAGTGAAATTGGACTAAGAACCATGTTTGCAGTAGTTTGTGGCAGAATTTTAATATCTTTAGTAAGttgttgaatatttaaaatccGCGAAGTACGAGGGCTCATCGAGGCGAATTCAACGTTCGTTTCGCCTGTTCGATTGAATCGTTCATAGCATGGTATCGAATACTTATAACCGGCATTCACTACGAAAGCCACAATTATTGTGCAAATGTACATTTGTTTGGAACAGTTTGAGTTTCTCGTCGATTTTATCATAAAATCCTACAATTTCATTGGCTTTATTCTTCTATTTTATCACAATATTTCGTGCTTCACCCTCTGCAAAGTACAATCTTAATCTTCAGCCGTCCGCTCTAAACCAGACCGCTCGTGTCATCCTTTCGCTAACCTCAACTTTGACAGGTACGTGATTCAACAAAAATCATCCGCGGAACAAGAaagcaaccgaaccgaacggacCGTAATTCCTCATCGTATTTTGTGTGAACAACAAGAGATTTTGCAAAATGTCCACAGCGGAGAAAATCGAAGAGCCTGTCGTGAAAGCGAAGGGCAAGGAAAAGGAGGACGAAAAAACTGAGCTGGTAAGTAGCGTACGGCAAACATCCGGAACAAAACAACGcgacaccaaacacacacaccgacgatATCTGCCCCGTCATCCTAATGTGTCCGCTGCTGGTGCTAACTTTTGTTTGTGGTCCGAATGTTCCCCCAGTCTGACGAAGACAAGCAGCTTCAGGATGAGCTGAACATGCTGGTGGAGCGTCTGCAGGAAGCGGACACGGAGCTGTACCGTCCGTCGCTGGAAGCGATGGCAAACCTGATCCGTGCGTCCACCACCTCCATGACGTCCGTGCCGAAGCCGCTCAAGTTTATGCGTCCGCACTACGAAACAATGAAGGAGATTCACAAGAAAATGACGGCCAAGCTGAAGGACGTGAATACGCTAAAGCTTTGTGCGGAAATCATCTCCG encodes:
- the LOC118517023 gene encoding ketohexokinase-like isoform X2, whose protein sequence is MTETPQDTPTSAKKILCVGLCNIDIIQVCETYPEEDSDQRCHASRWQRGGNASNNCTVLANLGARCELLATFSDSKTFQFALDDLRDRNIEFGKCALHHEASVPLSTVWLSLATGTRTIVHSNPDLPELTLEDFRKINLPEYAWIHFEGRRNTPAIVAMINSIRSWNNLPDNHHRSKVTVSIEMEKPRRSNLDLLVDGVDVVFVGKDFARFLGHASARDAVQALKDSHPGPYTIICPWGSSDTLAMDGCGQWYSQRTYPPEVIRDSLGAGDTFVAGCIFKLAQNEPLPAVLEFASRLAGRKLASYGFDGP
- the LOC118517022 gene encoding acyl-CoA:lysophosphatidylglycerol acyltransferase 1-like, giving the protein MPCYSLRNIIKYPRAVLRTILVVANNIYCVPTYLVWMFLLLPLRKVHETYYYRIEGILFHWLLANVSMWSWTAGYEVVEMGDDITTAFDKRTLVLANHQSTSDVPLLMAAFNAKKGILPNIMWIMDRLFKYTNFGAVSLVHQDFFIASGKKNREKSLQQLKSHIQQCYVPRKRKWMVLFPEGGFLRKRKEVSQRFAEKNNLPVLNNVTLPRVGAMKAIMDMLGAPSDMNVCSSTASSATCSTTNPTTQCGGGCGSAVAQDAVKQSDSNSSTIITSKAITKEDDDCDTCKDASYAMLNGQSGGCLEYVLDITIAYPQGTPLDLPNIVHGLRDPCQTFLFYKLYHSSEVPRESESLTQWLYNRFYEKEKLLEEFYRTGSWPASCCTIPPTVVHQDLLRFLLIHLFFITSTYVHLQLIVMLIQYTNVMYVYMLS